From one Triticum aestivum cultivar Chinese Spring chromosome 4B, IWGSC CS RefSeq v2.1, whole genome shotgun sequence genomic stretch:
- the LOC123090090 gene encoding proline-rich receptor-like protein kinase PERK10, translating into MTATKHLAVPNRIEKRDLTRSHFPPPHSRSPTPRPGHRRRPRSSDRRRPRTQPPAPPLDPAIGVAPGPGHHRRPRTQPPPPPLDPATATALRPATSAAPKPIHLHGQLLPPLCTPPTRTQLSSSNALLPTCAAGNQPPPPLRTTSSRARPEFRVRQLQKFRGDNARSSKKIQTCQVMKEEAAVLPGPGLQCPGHSLTPSWVVQHDSAKPFDAHLGRCPLQLPPPPTSHWMFMLLLLCTFSSTSGGFLVHLKCAFSASSCRGLLVESTANGSLLLAAVGTPGYTLFIAFVIE; encoded by the exons ATGACCGCAACAAAACATCTAGCCGTCCCGAACAGAATAGAAAAAAGAGACCTCACCCGTTCCCACTTTCCACCTCCCCATTCCCGCAGCCCCACCCCCCGACCGGGCCACCGGCGCCGCCCCAGATCCAGCGACCGGCGCCGCCCGCGCACCCAGCCACCGGCGCCGCCCCTGGATCCAGCCATCGGTGTCGCTCCCGGACccggccaccaccgccgccctcggacccagccaccgccgccgcccctggaCCCAGCCACCGCCACCGCACTCCGACCAGCCACCTCCGCCGCCCCCAAACCTATCCACCTCCATGGGCAACTGTTGCCGCCACTCTGcaccccccccacacgcacccagcTCTCGTCGTCCAACGCGCTGCTTCCAACCTGCGCGGCCGGGAATCAGCCCCCGCCGCCCCTACGCACTACTTCCTCCCGTGCCCGTCCTG AATTTCGAGTCAGACAATTGCAAAAATTCAGAGGAGACAACGCGAGAAGTTCAAAGAAAATTCAGACTTGTCAAGTGATGAAGGAGGAAGCAGCAGTGCTGCCGGGTCCAGGACTCCAG TGCCCCGGCCATTCATTGACACCATCCTGGGTCGTTCAACATGACAGCGCCAAGCCGTTCGATGCCCATCTCGGGAGGTGCCCATTgcaacttccccccccccccacctcccaTTGGATGTTCATGCTCCTTCTCTTGTGTACATTCAGTTCAACATCTGGTGGTTTTTTAGTTCACCTTAAATGTGCattttcagcttcatcttgcag GGGACTTCTTGTCGAGAGCACAGCAAATGGATCTCTGCTTCTGGCCGCGGTGGGAACTCCAG GATACACACTATTCATCGCATTTGTCATCGAGTGA